A window of the Kosakonia sp. BYX6 genome harbors these coding sequences:
- a CDS encoding transketolase family protein: MIKVAAVGEKDSIEMRKVYAGFISAQIEAGSEIIALEADLMSSMAMDGVHKKYPQQVINCGIMEANVIGTAAGLALTGRKPFVHTFTAFASRRCFDQLFMSLDYQRNNVKVIASDAGVTACHNGGTHMSFEDMGIVRGLAHSVVLEVTDAVMFGDILNQLAELEGFYWVRTIRKQAPTVYQPGSRFTIGKGNVLREGGDITLIANGIMVAEALAAAQQLEREGVSAAVIDMFTLKPIDRMLVKNYAEKTGRIVTCENHSIHNGLGSAVAEVLVETCPVPMRRVGVKERYGQVGTQDFLQKEYGLTAHDIVSAARELL, from the coding sequence ATGATTAAGGTTGCCGCTGTGGGTGAAAAAGACAGTATCGAGATGCGTAAAGTCTACGCCGGGTTTATCAGCGCGCAGATTGAAGCGGGCAGTGAAATCATCGCGCTGGAAGCGGATTTGATGAGTTCGATGGCGATGGATGGCGTCCACAAAAAATACCCGCAGCAAGTGATCAACTGCGGAATCATGGAGGCGAATGTCATCGGCACGGCGGCGGGACTCGCGCTGACCGGTCGCAAGCCGTTTGTGCACACCTTCACCGCGTTCGCCAGCCGCCGCTGCTTTGACCAGCTCTTTATGTCGCTCGATTACCAACGTAATAACGTCAAAGTGATTGCCTCCGATGCGGGCGTGACGGCCTGCCACAATGGCGGCACGCATATGTCGTTTGAAGATATGGGGATTGTGCGCGGGTTGGCGCATTCGGTGGTGCTGGAAGTCACCGATGCGGTAATGTTCGGAGACATTCTCAATCAACTGGCGGAACTTGAGGGTTTTTACTGGGTGCGCACCATTCGTAAACAAGCGCCAACGGTGTATCAGCCGGGTTCCCGCTTTACTATCGGCAAAGGCAATGTGCTGCGCGAGGGCGGCGATATTACCTTAATCGCCAATGGCATTATGGTGGCGGAAGCGCTGGCTGCCGCGCAACAGTTGGAACGCGAAGGGGTCAGCGCGGCGGTGATTGATATGTTTACCCTGAAGCCTATCGATCGCATGTTGGTGAAAAATTACGCCGAGAAAACCGGGCGTATTGTGACCTGCGAGAACCACAGCATTCATAACGGGCTGGGATCGGCGGTCGCTGAAGTGCTGGTGGAAACGTGTCCGGTGCCGATGCGGCGAGTTGGCGTAAAAGAGCGTTACGGCCAGGTGGGAACGCAGGATTTTCTGCAAAAAGAGTATGGCCTGACGGCGCACGATATTGTCTCTGCGGCGCGCGAACTGCTGTAA
- the pta gene encoding phosphate acetyltransferase — translation MSRIIMLIPTGTSVGLTSVSLGVIRAMERKGVRLSVFKPIAQPRAGGDAPDQTTTIVRANSGLPAAEPLKMSHVESLLSSNQKDVLMEEIIARYHESSKDAEVVLVEGLVPTRKHQFAQSLNFEIAKTLNAEIVFVMSQGTDTQEQLKERIELTRNSFGGVKNTNITGVIVNKLNAPVDEQGRTRPDLSEIFDDSSKAKVVHIDPAKLQDTSSLPVLGAVPWSFDLIATRAIDMAHHLNATIVNEGDIKTRRVKSVTFCARSIPHMLEHFRPGSLLVTSADRPDVLVAACLAAMNGVEIGALLLTGGYEMDASVRKLCERAFATGLPVFMVNTNTWQTSLSLQSFNLEVPVDDNERIENVQEYVASYINAQWIDSLTATSERSRRLSPPAFRYQLTELARKAGKRVVLPEGDEPRTVKAAAICAERGIATCILLGNPDEINRVAAAQGVELGTGIEIVDPDVVRESYVARLVELRKSKGMTEAVAREQLEDNVVLGTLMLEQDEVDGLVSGAVHTTANTIRPPLQLIKTAPGSSLVSSVFFMLLPEQVYVYGDCAINPDPTAEQLAEIAIQSADSAIAFGIEPRVAMLSYSTGNSGAGSDVEKVREATRLAQEKRPDLVIDGPLQYDAAVMADVAKSKAPNSPVAGRATVFIFPDLNTGNTTYKAVQRSADLISIGPMLQGMRKPVNDLSRGALVDDIVYTIALTAIQASQQK, via the coding sequence GTGTCCCGTATTATTATGCTGATCCCTACCGGAACCAGCGTCGGCCTGACCAGCGTCAGCCTTGGTGTTATCCGCGCTATGGAACGCAAAGGCGTTCGTCTGAGCGTCTTTAAACCGATCGCCCAGCCGCGCGCTGGCGGCGATGCTCCGGACCAAACCACCACTATTGTGCGTGCCAACTCTGGTCTGCCAGCGGCTGAACCGCTGAAAATGAGCCACGTTGAATCGCTGCTCTCCAGCAACCAGAAAGACGTGCTGATGGAAGAGATCATCGCCCGTTACCACGAAAGCAGCAAAGATGCTGAAGTGGTGCTGGTTGAAGGCCTGGTCCCGACCCGCAAACACCAGTTCGCCCAGTCTCTGAACTTTGAAATCGCGAAAACGCTGAACGCTGAAATCGTGTTCGTCATGTCTCAGGGCACCGATACGCAAGAACAGCTGAAAGAGCGTATCGAACTGACGCGCAACAGCTTTGGCGGCGTGAAAAACACCAATATCACCGGTGTTATCGTTAACAAACTGAACGCCCCGGTTGATGAGCAAGGTCGTACTCGCCCTGACCTGTCCGAGATCTTTGATGACTCTTCCAAAGCGAAAGTTGTGCATATCGATCCGGCCAAACTGCAAGACACCAGCTCGCTGCCGGTGCTGGGCGCGGTGCCGTGGAGCTTCGATCTGATCGCCACGCGCGCTATCGATATGGCGCACCACCTGAACGCGACCATTGTTAACGAAGGCGACATCAAAACTCGCCGCGTGAAATCCGTTACCTTCTGCGCGCGTAGCATTCCGCATATGCTGGAACACTTCCGCCCGGGTTCTCTGCTGGTGACTTCCGCCGATCGTCCGGACGTGCTGGTTGCAGCGTGCCTGGCGGCGATGAACGGCGTGGAAATCGGCGCGTTGCTGCTGACCGGCGGCTACGAAATGGACGCCAGCGTTCGCAAACTGTGTGAACGTGCTTTCGCCACCGGCCTGCCGGTATTTATGGTGAACACCAACACCTGGCAGACCTCGCTGAGCCTGCAAAGCTTCAACCTGGAAGTGCCGGTTGACGATAACGAGCGTATCGAAAACGTTCAGGAATACGTTGCCAGCTACATCAATGCGCAGTGGATTGACTCCCTGACCGCTACGTCTGAACGCAGCCGTCGTCTCTCTCCGCCAGCCTTCCGTTATCAGTTGACCGAGCTGGCGCGTAAAGCGGGTAAACGTGTGGTTCTGCCGGAAGGCGACGAACCGCGCACCGTGAAAGCGGCCGCTATCTGTGCGGAACGTGGTATCGCGACCTGTATCCTGCTGGGTAACCCGGATGAGATCAATCGCGTCGCCGCAGCACAAGGCGTTGAGCTGGGCACCGGTATCGAAATCGTCGATCCGGACGTGGTACGTGAAAGCTATGTTGCTCGACTGGTTGAGCTGCGTAAGAGCAAAGGCATGACCGAAGCCGTCGCCCGCGAACAGCTGGAAGACAACGTGGTTCTCGGCACGCTGATGCTGGAGCAAGATGAAGTTGACGGTCTGGTTTCCGGTGCGGTGCACACCACAGCGAACACCATTCGTCCGCCGCTGCAGCTGATCAAAACTGCGCCGGGCAGTTCACTGGTTTCTTCCGTGTTCTTTATGCTGCTGCCGGAACAGGTTTATGTTTACGGTGACTGCGCAATCAACCCGGATCCGACCGCTGAGCAACTGGCCGAAATCGCGATTCAGTCTGCTGATTCCGCTATCGCTTTCGGTATCGAGCCGCGCGTTGCCATGCTCTCCTACTCCACCGGTAACTCCGGCGCGGGTAGCGATGTAGAGAAAGTACGCGAAGCGACTCGCCTGGCGCAGGAAAAACGTCCTGACCTGGTGATCGACGGTCCGTTGCAGTACGACGCCGCAGTAATGGCTGACGTTGCGAAATCCAAAGCGCCGAACTCGCCGGTTGCAGGTCGCGCTACCGTGTTCATCTTCCCGGATCTGAACACCGGTAACACCACCTACAAAGCGGTACAGCGTTCTGCCGACCTGATCTCCATCGGGCCGATGCTGCAAGGTATGCGCAAGCCGGTCAACGACCTGTCCCGTGGCGCGCTGGTTGACGATATCGTCTACACCATCGCCTTGACCGCGATTCAGGCGTCTCAGCAGAAGTAA
- the ackA gene encoding acetate kinase yields MSSKLVLVLNCGSSSLKFAIIDAVNGDEYLSGLAECFHLPEARIKWKIDGGKQEAALGAGAAHSEALNFIVNTILAQKPELSAQLTAIGHRIVHGGEKYTSSVVIDESVIQGIKDAASFAPLHNPAHLIGIAEALKSFPNLKDKNVAVFDTAFHTTMPEESYLYALPYKLYKEHGVRRYGAHGTSHFYVTQEAAKVLNKPVEELNIITCHLGNGGSVSAIRNGKCVDTSMGLTPLEGLVMGTRSGDIDPAIIFHLHDTLGMSVEAINKMLTKESGLLGLTEVTSDCRYVEDNYKDKEDAKRAMDVYCHRLAKYIGSYTALMEGRLDAVVFTGGIGENAAMVRELSLGKLGVLGFEVDHERNLAARFGNAGFINKEGTRPAVVIPTNEELVIAQDASRLTA; encoded by the coding sequence ATGTCGAGTAAGTTAGTACTGGTTCTGAACTGCGGTAGCTCCTCACTGAAATTCGCAATCATCGATGCTGTTAATGGTGACGAGTACCTTTCTGGTTTAGCCGAATGTTTCCATCTTCCCGAAGCACGCATCAAGTGGAAAATTGATGGCGGTAAACAAGAAGCGGCTTTAGGTGCAGGTGCCGCTCACAGTGAAGCGCTGAACTTTATCGTTAACACTATTTTGGCACAAAAACCAGAACTGTCAGCACAGCTGACCGCGATCGGTCACCGCATCGTACACGGTGGCGAAAAATACACCAGCTCTGTGGTTATCGACGAATCTGTTATCCAGGGCATCAAAGATGCGGCTTCTTTCGCACCGCTGCACAACCCGGCTCACCTGATCGGTATCGCCGAAGCGCTGAAATCCTTCCCGAACCTGAAAGACAAGAACGTTGCCGTTTTCGACACCGCGTTCCACACCACCATGCCGGAAGAATCCTACCTGTATGCGCTGCCGTACAAACTGTATAAAGAGCACGGCGTTCGTCGCTATGGCGCGCACGGTACCAGCCACTTCTACGTGACTCAAGAAGCGGCAAAAGTGCTGAACAAACCAGTTGAAGAACTGAACATCATCACTTGCCACCTGGGCAACGGTGGTTCTGTTTCCGCTATTCGCAACGGTAAATGTGTTGATACTTCCATGGGTCTGACCCCGCTGGAAGGCCTGGTCATGGGTACCCGTTCTGGTGATATCGACCCGGCAATCATTTTCCACCTGCATGACACGCTGGGCATGAGCGTTGAAGCGATCAACAAAATGCTGACCAAAGAGTCTGGCCTGCTGGGTCTGACCGAAGTCACCAGCGACTGCCGTTATGTAGAAGACAACTACAAAGATAAAGAAGATGCGAAACGCGCGATGGACGTTTACTGCCACCGCCTGGCGAAATACATCGGTTCTTACACTGCGCTGATGGAGGGTCGACTGGACGCGGTCGTCTTCACCGGTGGTATCGGTGAAAACGCGGCGATGGTGCGTGAACTGTCTCTGGGCAAACTAGGCGTTCTGGGCTTTGAAGTTGACCACGAACGTAACCTGGCGGCTCGTTTCGGCAACGCCGGCTTTATCAACAAAGAAGGCACCCGCCCGGCTGTCGTTATCCCGACAAACGAAGAGCTGGTCATTGCGCAAGACGCAAGCCGCCTGACTGCCTGA
- the yfbV gene encoding terminus macrodomain insulation protein YfbV yields MSNSENRSVNFFSLFRRGQHYAKTWPMEKRLAPMFVENRAIRTTRYAIRFMPPLAVFTLCWQIALGGQLGPAVATALFALSLPMQGLWWLGKRSVTPLPPSILHWFYEVRGKLQEAGQALAPVEGKPDYQALADTLKRAFKQLDKTFLDDL; encoded by the coding sequence ATGTCCAACTCTGAAAATCGATCCGTTAATTTTTTCAGTTTGTTTCGTCGGGGTCAGCATTATGCAAAGACTTGGCCCATGGAAAAACGCCTCGCTCCGATGTTTGTTGAAAATCGTGCGATCCGCACGACGCGCTACGCCATTCGCTTTATGCCGCCGCTGGCGGTGTTCACCCTTTGCTGGCAAATCGCCCTTGGCGGCCAACTTGGCCCAGCCGTTGCGACCGCGTTATTTGCCCTTAGCCTGCCGATGCAAGGGTTATGGTGGTTAGGAAAACGTTCCGTGACGCCGTTACCGCCGTCGATTTTGCATTGGTTTTATGAAGTGCGTGGAAAGTTACAAGAAGCAGGGCAGGCGCTGGCGCCCGTTGAAGGGAAACCGGATTACCAGGCGTTGGCTGACACGCTTAAGCGTGCTTTCAAACAATTGGATAAAACCTTTCTTGATGATCTGTGA
- a CDS encoding YfbU family protein, with amino-acid sequence MEMTNAQRLILSNQYKMMTMMDPANAERYRRLQTIIERGYGLQMRELDREFGELKEETCRIVIDIMEMYHALHVSWTNLKDNSTIDERRVTFLGFDAATEARYLGYVRFMVNIEGRYTHFDAGTHGFNAQTPMWEKYQRMLSAWHACPRQYHLSSNEINQIINA; translated from the coding sequence ATGGAAATGACCAATGCCCAACGTCTGATCTTATCCAATCAATATAAAATGATGACCATGATGGATCCGGCGAACGCGGAACGTTATCGTCGTTTGCAAACCATTATTGAGCGTGGATACGGTTTGCAAATGCGTGAGCTGGATCGTGAATTTGGCGAGCTGAAAGAAGAAACCTGTCGCATCGTTATCGACATTATGGAGATGTACCACGCGCTGCATGTCTCCTGGACCAACCTGAAAGATAACAGCACCATTGATGAGCGTCGCGTCACGTTCCTCGGTTTTGACGCCGCCACCGAAGCGCGATATCTCGGCTATGTCCGTTTCATGGTCAATATCGAAGGCCGCTATACCCATTTCGACGCCGGCACGCATGGTTTCAACGCACAAACGCCCATGTGGGAAAAATATCAACGCATGCTGAGCGCCTGGCACGCGTGCCCGCGTCAGTATCACCTGAGCAGCAACGAAATTAATCAAATTATCAACGCCTGA
- a CDS encoding sugar phosphatase produces the protein MKLSTPEEVDVQCKGFLFDLDGTLVNSLPAVERAWCNWADKFGIAHDEVLNFIHGKQAITSLRHFMAGASEEAIAAEFTHLEAIEAQDTHGITPLPGAIELLHHLDESGIPWAIVTSGSVPVAHARHRATGLPTPKVFITAEQVKHGKPEPDAYLLGAERLGLAPQDCVVVEDAPAGVLSGLAAGCHVIAVNVPADAPRLDEVDFSLQSLAALNVTKQPNGTVLVNLKA, from the coding sequence ATCAAATTATCAACGCCTGAGGAGGTGGATGTGCAGTGCAAAGGATTTCTGTTTGATCTGGATGGAACCCTGGTGAATTCGCTGCCGGCCGTTGAACGGGCATGGTGTAACTGGGCTGACAAATTCGGTATCGCGCATGATGAAGTGCTGAATTTTATCCACGGCAAACAGGCCATTACCTCGCTGCGCCACTTTATGGCGGGGGCGTCGGAAGAGGCGATTGCGGCTGAATTTACCCATCTGGAAGCGATTGAAGCGCAGGACACCCACGGTATTACCCCATTGCCTGGCGCGATTGAACTTCTTCATCATCTTGATGAATCCGGGATTCCGTGGGCGATTGTTACGTCCGGTTCTGTGCCTGTTGCCCATGCGCGCCATCGCGCAACGGGTTTGCCAACACCGAAGGTGTTTATTACCGCCGAACAGGTGAAGCATGGGAAACCCGAACCGGACGCCTACCTGCTCGGTGCGGAGCGTTTGGGGCTGGCACCGCAAGATTGCGTGGTTGTGGAAGATGCCCCAGCCGGTGTGCTTTCCGGCCTGGCTGCCGGCTGCCATGTGATCGCAGTAAATGTTCCGGCTGACGCGCCCCGGCTCGATGAGGTGGACTTTTCGCTACAAAGCCTTGCCGCGCTCAATGTCACAAAACAGCCCAACGGCACAGTGCTGGTCAACCTGAAGGCCTGA
- a CDS encoding SLC13 family permease, with amino-acid sequence MNGELIWVLCLLAIAVVLFATGKVRMDAVALFVIVAFVLSGTLTLPEAFSGFSDPNVILIAALFIIGDGLVRTGVATNMGTWLVKMAGSSEIKMLALLMVTVAGLGAFMSSTGVVAIFIPVVLSVSMRMQISPSRLMMPLSFAGLISGMMTLVATPPNLVVNSELLREGLRGFGFFSVTPLGLVILLLGILYMLLMRFMLKGEGDEAQRDGWKRRSFRDLIKEYHLAGRARRLAIRPGSPMIGQRLDDLQLRERYGANIIGVERWRRFRRVIVNVNGVSEFRARDVLLIDMSAADVDLREFCAEQLLEPMILRGEYFSDQALDVGMAEVSLIPDSELIGKTVREMGFRTRFGLNVVGLKRNGEALKGAVADETLQLGDIFLVVGNWKLISQLASHGRDFVVLNLPVEESAASPAHSQAPHAIFCLMLMVALMLTDEIPNPVAAIIACMLMGKFRCIDAESAYKAIHWPSIILIVGMMPFALALQKTGGVDLVVKGLMELGGGYGPHLMLVCLFVMCATIGLFISNTATAVLMAPIALAAAKSMGVSPYPFAMMVAMAASAAFMTPVSSPVNTLVLGPGNYQFSDFIKIGVPFTLLVMVVCAVLIPVLFPF; translated from the coding sequence GTGAACGGTGAACTGATCTGGGTTCTGTGTCTGCTGGCGATTGCCGTTGTGCTTTTCGCGACGGGCAAAGTGCGTATGGATGCAGTGGCGCTGTTTGTGATTGTCGCCTTTGTGCTAAGCGGCACGCTGACATTGCCCGAGGCCTTTTCCGGTTTTAGCGATCCGAACGTTATCTTGATTGCCGCGCTGTTTATCATTGGTGATGGGTTAGTGCGCACCGGGGTGGCAACCAACATGGGCACCTGGCTGGTGAAAATGGCGGGCAGCAGCGAAATCAAAATGTTGGCGCTGCTGATGGTCACCGTGGCGGGGCTCGGCGCATTCATGAGTTCCACCGGCGTGGTGGCGATCTTTATTCCGGTTGTGTTGAGTGTGTCAATGCGTATGCAAATCTCGCCGTCACGCTTGATGATGCCGCTCAGTTTTGCCGGGCTTATCAGCGGCATGATGACGCTGGTGGCGACGCCGCCGAACCTGGTGGTCAACAGCGAACTGTTGCGTGAAGGGCTGCGAGGTTTTGGTTTTTTCAGCGTGACGCCGCTGGGGTTGGTGATTTTACTGCTCGGCATCCTTTATATGCTGCTGATGCGTTTCATGCTGAAAGGCGAAGGAGATGAAGCGCAGCGCGACGGTTGGAAGCGCCGTTCTTTTCGCGATCTGATCAAAGAGTATCACCTGGCAGGACGCGCGCGTCGGTTAGCGATTCGCCCCGGTTCGCCAATGATCGGTCAGCGCCTCGATGACCTGCAACTGCGTGAGCGTTACGGTGCAAACATTATCGGTGTTGAACGTTGGCGACGCTTTCGCCGCGTCATTGTTAATGTCAACGGGGTGTCGGAATTCCGCGCCCGTGATGTGCTGCTGATTGATATGTCAGCCGCCGACGTCGATTTACGCGAGTTTTGCGCCGAACAGTTGCTCGAACCCATGATCCTGCGCGGTGAATATTTCTCGGATCAGGCGCTGGATGTCGGCATGGCGGAAGTGTCGCTGATCCCGGATTCGGAATTAATCGGCAAGACCGTGCGAGAGATGGGCTTTCGTACCCGTTTTGGTTTGAATGTCGTCGGCTTGAAGCGCAATGGCGAAGCGCTGAAAGGCGCGGTGGCCGATGAAACACTGCAATTGGGTGATATCTTTTTGGTGGTCGGCAACTGGAAATTAATTAGCCAGCTCGCTTCGCATGGCCGCGACTTTGTAGTGTTGAATCTGCCGGTTGAAGAGAGCGCTGCTTCTCCCGCACATAGCCAGGCGCCGCATGCCATTTTCTGCCTGATGCTGATGGTTGCGCTGATGCTGACGGACGAAATTCCCAATCCGGTTGCGGCCATTATTGCCTGCATGCTGATGGGAAAATTCCGCTGCATCGATGCCGAAAGCGCCTACAAAGCGATTCACTGGCCGAGCATTATTTTGATCGTCGGCATGATGCCGTTCGCACTGGCGTTGCAAAAAACCGGCGGTGTGGATCTGGTGGTGAAAGGGCTGATGGAGTTGGGTGGCGGCTACGGCCCGCATTTGATGCTGGTGTGCTTGTTTGTGATGTGCGCCACCATCGGGCTTTTCATTTCCAATACCGCGACGGCGGTATTAATGGCGCCGATTGCGCTGGCGGCGGCGAAATCAATGGGCGTTTCGCCTTATCCGTTCGCCATGATGGTGGCGATGGCAGCTTCAGCCGCCTTTATGACGCCGGTTTCGTCCCCGGTAAACACGCTGGTGTTAGGCCCAGGGAATTACCAGTTCAGCGACTTTATCAAAATCGGCGTGCCGTTTACGCTGCTGGTGATGGTTGTCTGCGCGGTGCTGATCCCGGTGTTGTTTCCGTTTTAA
- the yfbR gene encoding 5'-deoxynucleotidase produces MSQSHFFAHLSRLKLINRWPLMRNVRTENVSEHSLQVAMVAHALAAIKNRKFAGQVNAERIALLAMYHDASEVLTGDLPTPVKYFNSQIAQEYKAIEKIAQQKLVDMVPEELRDIFAPLIDEHHYSDEEKSIVKQADALCAYLKCLEELSAGNNEFLLAKSRLEKTLDARRSPEMDYFMQVFVPSFQLSLDEISQDSPL; encoded by the coding sequence ATGAGTCAGAGTCATTTCTTCGCCCATCTTTCCCGCCTTAAACTCATCAATCGCTGGCCGTTGATGCGCAATGTGCGCACCGAAAATGTGTCCGAACACAGCCTGCAAGTAGCGATGGTCGCCCATGCACTGGCGGCAATCAAAAACCGCAAGTTCGCGGGCCAGGTCAATGCGGAACGCATTGCGCTGCTGGCGATGTACCACGATGCATCGGAAGTATTAACCGGGGATTTACCGACGCCAGTGAAATATTTCAACTCGCAGATTGCGCAGGAATATAAGGCCATTGAGAAAATCGCCCAACAAAAGCTGGTCGATATGGTACCGGAAGAACTGAGGGATATTTTTGCGCCGTTGATCGATGAGCATCACTACAGCGACGAAGAGAAATCGATTGTCAAACAGGCAGATGCGCTGTGCGCATATTTGAAATGCCTGGAAGAGCTTTCCGCGGGCAACAACGAATTTCTGCTTGCCAAATCACGCCTGGAAAAAACACTCGACGCGCGTCGCAGCCCGGAGATGGATTATTTCATGCAGGTCTTTGTGCCGAGTTTCCAGTTATCGTTGGATGAAATCAGCCAGGATTCGCCGTTGTAA
- a CDS encoding pyridoxal phosphate-dependent aminotransferase has protein sequence MSSIEKSSKLDNVCYDIRGPVLKEAKRLEEEGNKVLKLNIGNPAPFGFEAPDEILVDVIRNLPGAQGYCDSKGLYSARKAIMQHYQARGMREVTVEDIYIGNGVSELIVQSMQALLNSGDEMLVPAPDYPLWTAAVSLSGGKAVHYLCDESAGWFPDLDDIRAKITPRTRGIVIINPNNPTGAVYSKELLLEIVELARQHNLIIFADEIYDKILYDEAQHHSIAALAPDLFTITFNGLSKTYRVAGFRQGWMVLSGPKKHAKGYIEGLEMLASMRLCANVPAQHAIQTALGGYQSISEFIVPGGRLYEQRNRAWELINDIPGVSCVKPSGALYMFPKIDAKRFNIFDDQKMVLDFLLQEKVLLVQGSAFNWPWPDHVRIVTLPREDDLEMAITRFGRFLSGYHQ, from the coding sequence ATGTCCTCCATCGAAAAATCCAGCAAATTAGATAACGTCTGTTACGACATCCGCGGCCCGGTTCTTAAAGAAGCAAAGCGTCTGGAAGAAGAAGGCAACAAAGTTCTCAAACTCAACATCGGCAACCCTGCCCCATTCGGCTTCGAAGCACCGGATGAAATCCTCGTCGATGTGATTCGTAACCTCCCCGGCGCGCAAGGCTATTGCGATTCCAAAGGGCTTTACTCCGCCCGCAAAGCTATCATGCAGCACTACCAGGCACGTGGTATGCGCGAAGTGACCGTTGAAGATATTTACATTGGCAACGGCGTTTCGGAATTGATCGTGCAATCCATGCAGGCATTGCTGAATAGTGGCGATGAAATGCTGGTACCCGCGCCAGATTACCCGCTGTGGACTGCGGCAGTGTCGCTCTCCGGCGGTAAAGCTGTGCATTATCTGTGCGATGAATCGGCAGGCTGGTTCCCGGATCTCGACGATATCCGCGCCAAAATCACCCCGCGCACGCGCGGCATCGTGATTATCAACCCCAACAACCCGACCGGCGCGGTTTACTCGAAAGAGCTGCTGCTGGAGATTGTTGAGCTTGCACGTCAGCACAACCTGATTATTTTCGCCGATGAGATCTACGACAAGATCCTCTACGACGAGGCGCAACATCACTCTATTGCCGCGCTGGCACCGGATCTTTTCACCATTACCTTTAATGGTCTGTCAAAAACCTACCGTGTCGCCGGTTTCCGCCAGGGTTGGATGGTGCTGAGCGGGCCGAAAAAGCACGCCAAAGGCTATATCGAAGGGCTGGAAATGCTGGCGTCGATGCGCCTTTGCGCGAACGTTCCAGCGCAGCACGCCATTCAAACCGCACTGGGTGGTTACCAGAGCATCAGCGAATTTATCGTGCCGGGCGGTCGCCTGTACGAGCAGCGCAATCGCGCGTGGGAACTGATCAATGATATTCCGGGCGTTTCCTGCGTGAAGCCAAGCGGCGCGTTGTATATGTTCCCGAAGATCGACGCCAAGCGTTTCAATATTTTTGACGATCAGAAAATGGTGCTCGATTTCCTGTTACAGGAAAAAGTGCTGCTGGTTCAGGGGTCTGCGTTTAACTGGCCGTGGCCGGATCACGTGCGCATTGTGACGCTGCCGCGCGAAGACGATCTGGAAATGGCCATTACCCGTTTTGGTCGTTTCCTTTCCGGTTATCACCAGTAA
- the lrhA gene encoding transcriptional regulator LrhA yields MINANRPILNLDLDLLRTFVAVADLNTFAAAAAAVCRTQSAVSQQMQRLEQLVGKELFARHGRNKLLTEHGIQLLGYARKILRFNDEACTSLMFSNLQGVLTIGASDESADTILPFLLNRISSVYPKLALDVRVKRNPFSGDRQQDQDVDLVVTTTRSPQFDCLTLRTSPTHWYCSAEFVLQQGEAIPLVLLDEPSPFRDMVITALNNADIPWRLAYVASTLSAVKAAVKAGLGVTARPVEMMSPDLRVLGRADGLPLLPDTEYLLCYNPDSQNELAQVIFQAMEHYQNPWHYNSSTPEGGGDSLIVEGDFS; encoded by the coding sequence ATGATAAATGCAAATCGTCCGATACTGAATCTCGACCTCGATCTGCTGAGAACGTTCGTTGCGGTCGCTGATCTGAACACCTTTGCTGCGGCCGCCGCTGCAGTTTGTCGCACCCAGTCTGCTGTAAGTCAGCAAATGCAGCGACTGGAACAGTTAGTTGGAAAAGAACTTTTTGCCCGTCATGGTCGTAATAAACTGTTGACGGAGCACGGCATTCAATTGCTGGGCTATGCGCGAAAGATCTTACGATTCAATGATGAAGCATGTACGTCGCTAATGTTTAGTAATTTACAGGGCGTATTAACTATCGGTGCTTCTGATGAATCGGCCGATACTATTTTGCCGTTCTTGCTTAATCGTATTAGCTCGGTCTATCCGAAACTTGCACTGGATGTGCGGGTTAAGCGCAACCCATTCTCCGGCGATCGCCAACAGGATCAGGACGTCGATTTGGTGGTAACGACCACGCGTTCACCACAATTCGATTGCCTGACGCTGCGCACTTCACCCACGCACTGGTATTGTTCAGCGGAGTTTGTGCTGCAACAAGGCGAGGCGATCCCGCTGGTCTTGCTGGATGAACCGAGCCCGTTCCGCGATATGGTCATCACCGCACTGAATAACGCAGATATTCCCTGGCGCCTGGCGTACGTCGCCTCCACGCTCTCTGCGGTAAAAGCGGCGGTTAAAGCGGGCTTGGGTGTGACGGCGCGCCCGGTGGAAATGATGAGCCCCGATCTGCGCGTGCTTGGGCGAGCCGACGGCTTACCTTTGTTACCCGATACGGAATATCTGCTTTGCTATAATCCGGACAGCCAGAATGAGCTGGCGCAGGTGATTTTCCAGGCAATGGAGCATTACCAGAACCCCTGGCATTACAACAGCAGTACTCCCGAGGGGGGAGGCGACTCGCTCATCGTGGAAGGGGATTTTAGCTAA